One Streptococcus sp. zg-86 DNA window includes the following coding sequences:
- a CDS encoding SAG1386/EF1546 family surface-associated protein has protein sequence MSQEPWNEEIYDSTEKSRKSRTSKGNSGTRVLTVLAILFLFIVIITTIAMVYLSHGGSETDANHEFYNTSQSAEQSTGQSVAATSESSQVASSTSESQSSSATTQESSTAAATGETITVQAGEGAGSIAARAGISIEELERLNPDKMTGPGGTWWANPGDLVKIK, from the coding sequence ATGTCACAAGAACCGTGGAATGAGGAAATTTATGATTCTACTGAAAAAAGTAGAAAAAGTAGAACAAGTAAAGGCAATTCAGGTACGAGGGTACTGACAGTCTTAGCGATTTTGTTTCTATTTATCGTGATTATTACAACAATTGCAATGGTTTATTTATCTCATGGTGGTAGTGAAACAGATGCCAATCATGAATTTTATAATACAAGCCAATCTGCAGAGCAAAGTACTGGACAGTCTGTTGCAGCAACTTCTGAAAGTAGCCAAGTAGCTTCGTCTACCAGTGAATCACAAAGTAGTTCAGCTACAACCCAAGAATCATCGACTGCAGCAGCTACTGGTGAGACAATTACTGTTCAGGCAGGTGAAGGGGCAGGATCGATTGCAGCACGTGCAGGTATTTCAATTGAAGAACTGGAACGCTTGAATCCAGATAAAATGACAGGTCCTGGTGGGACTTGGTGGGCAAACCCAGGTGATCTTGTAAAAATTAAGTAA
- the cmk gene encoding (d)CMP kinase — MKSIQIAIDGPASSGKSTVAKIIAKAFDYTYLDTGAMYRAVTYLALRHQLTQDDTAEILSLLEEHPIAFGRNKEGEQLVFVGDVDITHAIREHQVTNNVSWVSALAPIREKLVDLQRKIAVQGGIVMDGRDIGTVVLPEAELKVFLVASVEERALRRFRENQEKGIPTDLERLKEEIALRDYKDSTRAVSPLKAADDAITFDTTGVSIEGVVEFISEKAKEILDKQSN, encoded by the coding sequence ATGAAATCAATTCAAATTGCCATTGATGGCCCAGCTTCTAGTGGAAAAAGTACCGTTGCAAAGATTATTGCAAAAGCCTTTGATTATACTTATTTGGATACAGGAGCCATGTACCGTGCGGTAACCTATCTAGCTCTCCGTCACCAATTGACCCAAGATGATACAGCAGAAATTCTTTCTTTGTTGGAGGAACATCCGATTGCCTTTGGGCGAAACAAGGAGGGAGAGCAGTTGGTATTTGTTGGAGATGTTGACATTACTCATGCGATTCGTGAACATCAAGTGACGAATAATGTCTCATGGGTGTCTGCCCTTGCCCCAATTCGTGAGAAATTGGTTGATTTGCAACGCAAGATTGCCGTACAAGGTGGTATTGTGATGGATGGTCGTGATATTGGAACCGTTGTTCTTCCAGAAGCAGAATTAAAAGTTTTCTTAGTCGCTTCAGTCGAAGAAAGAGCCTTACGCCGCTTTAGGGAAAATCAGGAAAAAGGTATTCCAACTGACCTAGAACGCTTGAAAGAAGAGATTGCTCTTCGAGATTATAAAGATAGCACGAGAGCTGTTTCACCTCTGAAAGCGGCAGATGATGCCATTACATTTGATACGACAGGGGTGTCGATTGAGGGTGTGGTTGAATTTATTTCAGAAAAAGCGAAAGAAATCCTTGACAAGCAGAGTAACTAA
- the infC gene encoding translation initiation factor IF-3, which translates to MKAIAKQDLFINDEIRVREVRLIGLEGEQLGIKQLNEAQAIADSANVDLVLIQPQAKPPVAKIMDYGKFKFEYQKKQKEQRKKQSVVTVKEVRLSPTIDKGDFDTKLRNARKFLEKGNKVKVSIRFKGRMITHKEVGAKVLAEFAEATQDIAIIEQRAKMDGRQMFMQLAPASEKK; encoded by the coding sequence GTGAAAGCCATAGCAAAGCAAGATTTGTTCATCAATGATGAAATTCGTGTGCGTGAAGTTCGTCTTATCGGTCTCGAGGGTGAACAGTTAGGAATTAAACAACTCAACGAAGCCCAAGCGATAGCTGATAGTGCTAACGTTGATTTAGTGTTGATTCAACCGCAAGCTAAACCACCTGTTGCGAAAATTATGGACTATGGTAAGTTCAAATTTGAGTATCAGAAAAAACAAAAAGAGCAACGCAAAAAACAAAGCGTTGTGACGGTCAAGGAAGTACGTCTCAGTCCGACCATTGATAAGGGAGACTTTGATACGAAACTTCGTAATGCCCGTAAATTCCTTGAAAAAGGAAATAAAGTGAAAGTATCGATTCGTTTTAAAGGACGGATGATTACTCACAAGGAAGTTGGAGCGAAAGTCTTGGCAGAGTTTGCTGAAGCAACGCAAGACATTGCGATTATTGAGCAAAGAGCTAAGATGGATGGACGTCAGATGTTCATGCAACTTGCACCAGCTTCAGAGAAAAAATAG
- the rpmI gene encoding 50S ribosomal protein L35, translating into MPKQKTHRASAKRFKRTGSGGLKRFRAYTSHRFHGKTKKQRRHLRKAAMVHSGDFKRIKAMLTGLK; encoded by the coding sequence ATGCCAAAACAAAAAACTCACCGCGCATCAGCTAAACGTTTCAAACGTACAGGTTCTGGTGGATTGAAACGCTTCCGCGCTTATACTTCACACCGTTTCCACGGAAAAACTAAAAAACAACGTCGTCACCTTCGTAAAGCAGCAATGGTACATTCAGGTGACTTCAAACGTATCAAAGCAATGCTTACAGGACTTAAATAA
- the rplT gene encoding 50S ribosomal protein L20, translating to MARVKGGVVSRKRRKRILKLAKGYYGAKHILFRTAKEQVMNSYYYAYRDRRQKKRDFRKLWITRINAAARMNGLSYSQLMHGLKLAEIEVNRKMLADLAVNDAAAFTALADAAKAKLGK from the coding sequence ATGGCACGTGTTAAAGGTGGCGTTGTATCACGCAAACGCCGTAAACGTATTTTAAAATTAGCTAAAGGTTACTATGGTGCAAAACACATCTTGTTCCGTACTGCAAAAGAACAAGTAATGAACTCTTACTACTATGCATACCGTGACCGTCGTCAGAAAAAACGTGATTTCCGCAAATTGTGGATTACTCGTATCAATGCGGCAGCTCGTATGAACGGTTTGTCATACTCACAATTGATGCATGGTTTGAAATTGGCTGAAATTGAAGTAAACCGTAAAATGTTGGCTGACCTTGCTGTAAATGACGCAGCTGCTTTCACAGCACTTGCAGATGCAGCAAAAGCTAAACTCGGTAAATAA
- the tnpC gene encoding IS66 family transposase: protein MKKTLTCPGDTETITYKRKKTKGIRQAIFSQFTPEMVHHELKGEDCTCPDCHGQLKEIGSTVQRQELIFIPAQLKRIDHVQHAYKCQACSEKNLSDKIVKAPVPKAPLAHSFGSASIIAHTIHQKFNLKVPNYRQEEDWNKLGLPITRKEIANWHIKSSQYYFEPIYDLLHEKLLEQPILHADETSYKVLENDSQLTFYWTFLSGKHEEQGITLYHHDKGRSGLVVKEFLGDYTGYVHCDMWSAYRQLDKAQLVGCWAHVRRKFFEATPKKADKTSLGAKGLRYCDRLFALENDWVDLSTEERLHKRQAELAPLMDEFFDWCREQAVLSGSKLGMALEYSLKYETTFRTILSDGNLVLSNNIAERAMKTLVMGRKNWLFSQSFDGAKATAIIMSLLETAKRHDLNTEKYMTYLLEHLPSEESLANKNVLEAYLPWAESIQNNCK, encoded by the coding sequence CTGAAGAAGACGCTAACTTGCCCAGGTGACACAGAAACGATTACCTATAAACGTAAGAAAACCAAGGGAATTCGTCAGGCTATTTTTAGTCAATTCACTCCAGAGATGGTTCATCATGAACTAAAAGGCGAAGACTGCACTTGTCCAGACTGTCACGGTCAGTTGAAAGAGATTGGTTCAACCGTCCAACGTCAAGAATTAATCTTTATTCCTGCGCAATTGAAGCGGATTGATCATGTCCAACATGCTTACAAATGTCAGGCGTGTAGCGAGAAGAATCTCAGTGATAAGATTGTCAAAGCTCCCGTCCCTAAAGCCCCTTTAGCACATAGCTTTGGGTCAGCCTCCATCATCGCTCATACGATTCATCAGAAATTCAATCTCAAGGTACCGAACTACCGCCAAGAAGAGGATTGGAATAAACTTGGCTTGCCTATCACACGGAAAGAAATCGCTAATTGGCACATCAAGTCTAGTCAGTATTATTTCGAGCCGATTTATGATCTTCTGCACGAGAAATTACTAGAACAGCCCATTCTCCATGCGGATGAGACTTCTTATAAGGTCTTGGAAAATGATAGCCAGTTGACCTTTTACTGGACCTTCTTGTCTGGGAAGCATGAAGAACAGGGAATCACTCTTTATCATCACGATAAAGGGCGGAGTGGCTTGGTTGTGAAGGAGTTTCTTGGAGATTACACAGGCTATGTACATTGTGATATGTGGTCGGCATATAGGCAGTTAGACAAAGCTCAGCTAGTTGGTTGTTGGGCTCATGTCAGAAGAAAGTTCTTCGAGGCGACGCCTAAGAAGGCAGACAAGACCTCTTTAGGAGCTAAGGGATTAAGGTATTGCGACCGCTTATTTGCTTTGGAGAATGACTGGGTTGACCTCTCTACTGAAGAGCGACTACATAAACGCCAGGCAGAGTTAGCTCCCTTGATGGATGAGTTCTTCGACTGGTGTCGTGAGCAGGCTGTTTTATCAGGTTCTAAATTGGGCATGGCCTTAGAGTATAGCCTCAAATACGAAACCACCTTCCGAACGATTCTCTCGGACGGCAATCTAGTCTTGTCCAACAACATAGCAGAGAGGGCTATGAAGACCTTGGTTATGGGGCGTAAGAACTGGCTTTTTTCTCAGAGCTTTGACGGCGCTAAGGCGACAGCCATCATCATGAGCTTACTAGAAACAGCTAAGCGTCATGATCTCAACACTGAGAAATACATGACTTATCTTCTAGAACATCTTCCTAGTGAGGAAAGCCTCGCAAATAAGAACGTTCTAGAGGCTTATTTACCGTGGGCGGAAAGTATTCAAAACAACTGTAAATAG
- a CDS encoding IS66 family transposase — protein MEELLAIIKQQAAVNQQLTNELALLREQVAYLTQKLYGKSSEKVVYQPGQLSLFEEEPLPEEDANLPR, from the coding sequence ATGGAAGAGTTATTAGCCATTATTAAACAACAAGCAGCTGTTAACCAACAACTCACAAATGAACTTGCTCTCCTTCGTGAACAAGTAGCTTATCTGACACAAAAGCTCTATGGCAAGTCATCAGAAAAGGTTGTGTATCAACCTGGTCAGCTAAGTCTCTTCGAAGAAGAACCACTTCCTGAAGAAGACGCTAACTTGCCCAGGTGA
- the tnpB gene encoding IS66 family insertion sequence element accessory protein TnpB (TnpB, as the term is used for proteins encoded by IS66 family insertion elements, is considered an accessory protein, since TnpC, encoded by a neighboring gene, is a DDE family transposase.), giving the protein MAIHLSDLGKVYLVCGKTDMRQGIDSLAYLIKRQFELDPFSGQVFLFCGGRKDRFKALYWDGQGFWLLYKRFENGKLTWPSNENEVKALTPEQVDWLMKGFSISPKINPTNSRDFY; this is encoded by the coding sequence ATGGCGATTCATCTCAGTGATCTAGGCAAGGTCTATCTTGTCTGCGGGAAAACGGATATGAGACAAGGTATTGACTCGCTCGCTTATCTTATTAAACGTCAATTTGAATTAGATCCCTTTTCTGGTCAAGTTTTTCTCTTCTGTGGTGGCCGCAAAGATCGTTTCAAGGCCCTTTATTGGGATGGTCAAGGATTTTGGCTACTCTATAAGCGTTTCGAGAACGGGAAACTGACCTGGCCGAGTAATGAAAACGAGGTCAAAGCCCTGACACCTGAACAAGTAGACTGGCTGATGAAGGGATTTTCGATAAGCCCTAAAATAAACCCTACAAACAGTCGTGATTTCTATTGA
- a CDS encoding HAD family hydrolase: MRGLLDTSLWSAYDVGSTLIDETVSYRRFANECALVLRSHGKQVSAAEFLEKMKEIAALGEAPIRSAWSWYGLPASLRPRWKHVDEILYPDVIPTLNYLSQFYHLGIIANQGRGLEERLEVFGIRHFFDRIICSEEIGYKKPNRAIFDVALADANCRAEDAIYIGDRMDNDILPAKAVGMRTVHILQGIGPRDCPNTRLESDITIQQLSDLCSLF, translated from the coding sequence GTGAGAGGATTACTAGATACCTCGTTATGGAGCGCTTACGATGTAGGGTCGACTTTGATAGATGAAACAGTCTCTTATCGGCGATTTGCAAATGAGTGTGCACTGGTTCTACGTAGTCATGGAAAGCAGGTGTCTGCGGCAGAATTTTTAGAAAAAATGAAAGAGATAGCAGCACTTGGAGAAGCCCCTATCAGAAGTGCCTGGTCTTGGTATGGTTTGCCAGCCAGTCTACGTCCTAGATGGAAGCATGTGGATGAGATACTCTATCCAGATGTCATTCCGACTTTGAACTATCTTAGCCAGTTCTATCACTTGGGGATTATTGCTAATCAAGGACGAGGCTTAGAGGAGCGATTGGAAGTATTTGGGATTCGCCATTTCTTTGATAGAATTATCTGTTCAGAAGAGATTGGTTATAAAAAGCCTAATCGAGCGATTTTTGATGTTGCGTTAGCGGATGCGAATTGTAGAGCTGAAGATGCTATTTATATCGGAGATCGCATGGACAATGATATTCTGCCCGCAAAGGCAGTAGGAATGCGAACGGTACATATTTTACAAGGAATCGGACCACGTGACTGTCCAAATACAAGACTAGAAAGTGATATCACGATTCAGCAGTTGAGCGACCTTTGCTCCTTATTTTAG
- a CDS encoding LTA synthase family protein has translation MNKNRYLLSKIFRSRIGFILILVTIYWIKTLLAYLIDFDLDTKGFYQNFILFINPLPIGLLFLGLALYVKPTKWFYRSVLLLYTLLFLWLFSNTLYFREFSDYISISTMLASSSVAGGLLQTTIKSLRIWDLLYILDFIGFAYFSFKKKIPIDSKPFNHRASFAVTALSILFFSINLFLAEIDRPELLSRGFSNTYIVRALGLPSFLGYNAYQTYHAHKDRSEASADDLVPVQDYVHQHYVGPNKDYFGMAKGKNVFYIHLESLQQFIIDYKLTVDGTEHEVTPFLNSLYHSNETFAFSNFFNQVKAGKTSDAETMIETSLFGLNQGSFMVQYGGSNTQQAAPYILAQEAGYTSAVFHGNAASFWNRNNTYKQWGYNYFFDKSYFTEATSENSFQYGLNDKVMLADSIQYLERLQQPFYTKFITVSNHYPYTTSLSGDEIGFPLADTKDETINGYFATANYLDASVKAFFDYLKATGLYKNSIIVLYGDHYGISNSRNPSLAPLLGANSETWSDYDNAMLQRVPYMIVIPGMTKGRIIDTFGGEIDALPTLEHLLGIDSKKYLHVGQDLLSPDNQQIVALRTPGNFITPEYTSYAGKLYHTQTGEEITNPDEDTLKKLEVIRTSVKNQLAASDAIQTGDLVRFLDNGLPTVNPKNYSYLDSLKALEAIEAELGNESTSLYSKNGEKSTVDLFQAPSYRNLHESNPASTSPNSSTSSSSSSSEKKE, from the coding sequence GTGAACAAAAATCGCTATCTCTTATCAAAAATCTTCCGTTCTAGAATCGGCTTTATCCTCATTCTTGTAACGATTTACTGGATAAAGACACTTCTGGCCTATCTCATTGATTTCGATTTGGATACAAAAGGGTTCTACCAGAATTTTATCCTGTTTATCAATCCACTTCCTATCGGCCTCTTATTTCTCGGTTTAGCCCTTTATGTTAAGCCGACTAAATGGTTTTACCGATCAGTCTTGCTGCTCTATACTCTACTATTTCTATGGCTATTTTCAAATACTCTCTATTTTAGAGAATTCTCTGACTATATTTCAATCTCTACCATGCTAGCTAGTTCAAGCGTGGCAGGTGGTTTATTACAAACCACGATTAAATCATTGAGAATATGGGACTTGCTGTATATCTTAGATTTTATCGGCTTTGCCTATTTTTCCTTCAAGAAAAAAATTCCGATTGATTCCAAACCCTTCAACCATCGGGCTAGTTTTGCAGTGACTGCCCTATCTATCTTGTTTTTTTCCATCAATCTCTTTCTAGCTGAAATTGATCGTCCGGAACTGCTATCACGTGGTTTTTCAAACACCTATATTGTGCGAGCGCTCGGTCTGCCTTCCTTTTTGGGATACAATGCCTATCAAACCTACCATGCACACAAGGATCGTTCAGAAGCCTCTGCAGATGATTTAGTTCCCGTTCAAGACTATGTTCACCAACACTATGTAGGACCGAACAAGGACTATTTTGGCATGGCAAAAGGGAAAAATGTCTTTTATATTCATTTAGAAAGTTTGCAGCAATTCATTATTGACTACAAGTTGACTGTTGACGGAACAGAGCATGAAGTCACCCCCTTTTTAAATTCACTTTATCACTCCAATGAAACCTTTGCCTTTTCTAATTTCTTCAATCAAGTAAAGGCTGGAAAGACTTCTGATGCAGAAACCATGATAGAAACCTCTCTCTTTGGATTAAATCAAGGTTCCTTTATGGTTCAGTACGGTGGTAGCAATACCCAACAAGCTGCGCCCTATATCTTAGCACAAGAAGCTGGCTATACTTCAGCCGTTTTCCATGGAAATGCAGCTAGTTTTTGGAACCGGAACAATACCTATAAACAATGGGGCTACAACTATTTCTTTGACAAATCCTATTTTACAGAAGCGACATCCGAAAACTCTTTCCAATATGGGCTAAATGATAAAGTTATGCTGGCCGATTCGATTCAATACCTTGAACGCCTCCAGCAACCCTTTTATACAAAATTCATCACGGTTTCGAACCATTATCCTTATACCACAAGCCTCTCAGGCGACGAGATTGGCTTCCCACTTGCAGATACCAAAGACGAAACAATCAATGGCTATTTTGCTACAGCAAATTATCTCGATGCTTCGGTCAAGGCCTTCTTTGATTATCTAAAAGCAACGGGACTCTACAAAAATTCAATTATCGTCCTCTACGGAGATCACTATGGAATTTCCAATTCACGAAATCCTAGTCTTGCTCCACTTCTAGGAGCAAATTCTGAAACCTGGTCAGACTATGACAATGCTATGCTTCAACGAGTCCCTTATATGATTGTGATTCCAGGAATGACAAAAGGGCGGATCATTGATACCTTTGGTGGAGAAATTGATGCTCTACCGACCCTAGAACATCTGCTAGGCATTGATTCCAAAAAATACCTTCACGTTGGGCAAGATTTACTCTCACCAGACAATCAACAAATTGTGGCTTTGAGAACTCCTGGAAACTTTATTACGCCAGAATACACTAGTTATGCTGGAAAACTTTACCACACACAAACAGGGGAAGAAATCACAAACCCTGATGAAGATACGCTGAAGAAATTAGAAGTCATTCGAACAAGTGTTAAAAATCAATTAGCCGCAAGCGATGCCATTCAAACTGGTGACCTTGTGCGCTTCTTAGACAATGGGCTTCCTACAGTCAATCCAAAAAACTACTCCTATCTTGATTCCTTAAAAGCCCTAGAGGCTATCGAAGCTGAATTAGGAAACGAATCAACTAGTCTCTACAGTAAAAATGGTGAGAAATCTACCGTTGACCTATTCCAAGCACCAAGTTATCGTAACCTACATGAATCAAATCCTGCTTCAACGAGTCCCAATAGCTCAACTTCTAGTAGTTCATCTTCAAGTGAGAAAAAAGAATAA
- a CDS encoding class I SAM-dependent rRNA methyltransferase → MIELTVSPIVERKIKQGICVLDTQDFPEVTMTNTMVYLQSQAGQFLGQAYLSSQNKGIGWLISKQKESVNQIFFERLLFEARKKRKSFEDSSLTTAYRLFQQDGDGFGGMTIDRYNDYAVFSWYNEYIYSIKDQIVAAFQTIYPDVLGAYEKIRFKGLDYESAHLYGQEAPEEFTIFENGVAYQVFLNNGLMTGIFLDQHEVRGLLVDGFAAGKNLLNMFSYTAAFSVAAAMGGANETTSVDLAKRSRELSEAHFQANGLLLENHRFIVMDVFEYFKYAKRKGLSYDVIVLDPPSFARNKKQTFSVAKDYHKLIAQSLEILNPGGQIIASTNASNVGLEKFKKEIEKGFMGRKHRYLQTYRLPSDFVINKNDESSNYLKVFTIQVEK, encoded by the coding sequence ATGATAGAATTGACAGTAAGTCCGATCGTAGAACGAAAAATAAAACAAGGGATCTGTGTATTAGATACACAGGATTTTCCTGAAGTAACAATGACCAATACAATGGTTTACCTACAGAGTCAAGCTGGTCAGTTTTTGGGGCAAGCCTACCTTTCCTCACAAAATAAGGGAATTGGCTGGCTTATTTCAAAACAGAAAGAAAGTGTAAATCAGATTTTTTTCGAGCGCTTGCTGTTTGAGGCACGAAAGAAAAGGAAATCTTTTGAAGATTCGAGCCTAACAACTGCCTATCGCTTGTTTCAACAAGACGGTGACGGTTTTGGCGGTATGACGATTGACCGTTATAATGATTATGCGGTCTTTTCGTGGTATAATGAATATATTTATTCCATAAAAGACCAGATTGTGGCAGCCTTTCAGACAATCTATCCAGATGTTTTAGGGGCTTATGAAAAGATTCGCTTCAAAGGCTTGGACTATGAGTCAGCCCACCTGTATGGTCAGGAAGCACCTGAGGAATTTACTATTTTTGAAAATGGTGTTGCCTATCAAGTCTTTTTGAATAATGGCTTGATGACAGGTATTTTCCTAGATCAGCATGAGGTGAGAGGATTGCTAGTTGATGGATTTGCAGCTGGTAAGAATCTCTTAAATATGTTTTCTTATACGGCAGCTTTTTCAGTAGCGGCAGCAATGGGTGGTGCAAACGAAACAACTTCTGTGGACTTGGCCAAGCGTTCGAGAGAATTATCAGAAGCCCATTTTCAGGCGAATGGCTTATTATTAGAGAATCATCGTTTCATTGTGATGGATGTCTTTGAATACTTTAAATACGCCAAACGAAAAGGCTTATCTTATGATGTCATTGTCCTTGATCCGCCTAGTTTTGCACGCAATAAAAAGCAGACCTTCTCGGTTGCTAAGGATTACCATAAGCTGATTGCTCAATCGCTTGAAATTCTCAATCCTGGCGGACAGATTATCGCTTCCACTAATGCGTCGAATGTAGGGCTTGAAAAATTTAAAAAAGAAATTGAAAAGGGATTTATGGGGCGCAAGCACCGCTATCTCCAAACCTATCGCCTACCGAGCGATTTTGTGATAAACAAAAATGATGAAAGTAGTAATTACCTCAAGGTCTTTACGATACAGGTAGAAAAATGA
- the aroD gene encoding type I 3-dehydroquinate dehydratase: MKIVVPIMPRSIEDVENIDVNRLEAADLIEWRADYLPKEEILRVAPAVFEKFVGREVIFTLRTSREGGHIELSDAEYIQLLKEIASLYQPEYIDFEYYSHKEVFEEMLAFPNLVLSYHNFVETPENYMEIMSELTSLSPAVVKMAVMAHTEQDVLDVMNYTRGFKTLNAEQAYATMSMGKLGMLSRIAGSITGSCWTFASLEEASAPGQISLSNLQKILTVLEE, encoded by the coding sequence ATGAAAATAGTAGTTCCAATTATGCCTCGCAGCATTGAGGATGTCGAAAATATTGATGTGAATAGACTCGAAGCAGCAGACTTGATTGAGTGGCGGGCTGATTATCTTCCAAAGGAAGAGATTTTGAGAGTAGCCCCAGCTGTTTTTGAAAAATTTGTTGGACGTGAAGTGATTTTTACGCTCAGAACTAGTCGTGAGGGCGGCCATATTGAGCTTTCTGATGCGGAGTATATTCAATTACTAAAAGAAATTGCCAGTCTTTATCAGCCTGAGTATATTGACTTTGAGTATTACTCTCATAAGGAAGTCTTTGAGGAGATGTTGGCCTTTCCAAATCTGGTATTGAGCTATCATAATTTTGTGGAGACCCCTGAAAACTATATGGAAATCATGTCTGAATTGACCAGTCTATCTCCTGCTGTTGTTAAAATGGCCGTTATGGCACACACAGAGCAGGATGTATTGGATGTGATGAACTATACACGTGGCTTTAAAACGCTTAACGCAGAACAAGCCTATGCTACTATGTCTATGGGGAAATTGGGGATGTTGTCACGGATAGCTGGAAGTATCACGGGTTCTTGTTGGACCTTTGCTAGCTTGGAAGAGGCGAGTGCTCCAGGACAGATTTCATTATCGAATTTACAGAAAATATTGACAGTATTGGAGGAATAG
- the aroC gene encoding chorismate synthase, producing MRYLTAGESHGPRLTAIIEGVPAGLSLTAADINADLKRRQGGYGRGARMQIETDQVEITSGVRHGKTTGAPITLHVINNDHQKWLDIMTVEDIEDRLKSKRRIKHPRPGHADLVGGIKYRFDDLRNSLERSSARETTMRVAVGAVAKRLLAELAIDIANHVVVFGGKEIDVPEGLTVEEIRMRASQSEVSIVNPEREEEIKYYIDQVKRDGDTIGGIVETIVGGVPVGLGSYVQWDRKLDAKIAQAVVSINAFKGVEFGLGFQAGYLQGSQVMDEIVWSKETGYTRSSNNLGGFEGGMTNGQPIVVRGVMKPIPTLYKPLMSVDIDTHEPYKATVERSDPTALPAAGVVMEAVVATVLATEILEKFSSDNMDELKEAVEQHRTFVKEF from the coding sequence ATGCGTTATTTAACAGCAGGTGAGTCGCATGGCCCACGTTTGACTGCGATTATTGAGGGTGTACCAGCAGGCTTGTCTTTAACAGCAGCAGATATCAATGCAGATTTGAAGCGCCGTCAAGGTGGATACGGTCGCGGGGCAAGAATGCAGATTGAAACAGATCAGGTTGAGATTACATCTGGTGTACGGCATGGAAAGACCACAGGAGCGCCTATCACACTTCATGTCATCAATAATGATCATCAGAAGTGGCTGGACATTATGACGGTTGAAGATATTGAGGACCGTCTGAAGAGCAAGCGCAGAATTAAACACCCACGACCAGGTCATGCTGATTTGGTAGGTGGTATCAAGTATCGTTTTGATGATTTACGTAATTCCTTGGAACGTTCGAGTGCACGTGAGACAACGATGAGAGTTGCAGTTGGTGCTGTTGCAAAACGCTTGCTTGCAGAATTGGCTATCGATATTGCTAACCATGTGGTTGTCTTTGGTGGAAAAGAGATCGATGTCCCTGAAGGACTGACAGTCGAAGAAATTCGGATGCGTGCTAGCCAATCAGAGGTATCAATTGTTAATCCGGAACGGGAAGAAGAAATCAAGTACTATATTGACCAAGTCAAGCGTGACGGTGATACGATTGGGGGAATCGTTGAGACGATTGTGGGCGGTGTTCCGGTAGGCCTTGGTTCCTATGTCCAATGGGATCGGAAGTTGGATGCAAAAATTGCCCAAGCTGTTGTCTCCATCAATGCCTTTAAAGGAGTCGAATTTGGTCTTGGTTTTCAAGCGGGTTATCTGCAAGGCAGTCAGGTAATGGATGAAATTGTATGGTCTAAAGAGACAGGTTATACACGGTCTAGTAATAATCTAGGTGGTTTTGAAGGCGGAATGACTAACGGTCAACCGATTGTGGTGCGTGGTGTGATGAAGCCCATTCCGACCTTATATAAACCATTGATGTCAGTTGATATTGATACGCATGAACCCTACAAAGCAACAGTCGAACGCTCTGATCCGACAGCCTTACCGGCAGCGGGTGTGGTGATGGAAGCAGTTGTAGCAACTGTTTTAGCGACAGAAATCCTTGAGAAATTTTCATCTGATAACATGGATGAATTGAAAGAAGCGGTGGAGCAACACCGGACTTTTGTGAAAGAATTTTAA